ATGGGCCATCAGCAGCTCTACTGGAGTCATCCTAGAAAATACGGCCAGGGATCCAGATCCTGGTCAGTTCTGGTTCTGTCGCATGTTTAATATGAAGGGTTTATGAATGCGCGAGGGTTCGGCTCGTTCAGTCCGTCGTGTGTTTGTTATTTCTTCATGAATGTGGAGCACATGTGATGAACCAACATGGCGGCCGCGATTGTTCAGTGATTATAGTTTCACCAGTCAGGACGAGTAATAGCGTTAATGTTCGTTTCTTATGATGTTATTGCTGTAAGGATGATTTATATGACAAGTTTGAGCCTGAAGAACACTTATAAAGCACATCTGTTGTCTTTCGtgtcattaaattaaattatatacgtGGATTTTAACCCAAAATCTCGTATTACCGTTTGAAGTTGACTTAATGGGCAGGGATGATTGCAGATCATTAATATAAACAAAGTAACTTAATATTATTTACTTTCTTTTATCATTTTCttaacccttatagggtctttttagaccccaaacgacgttttcaaaaaaaaaaaaaaaattctctttgtccaaatgacatgaaactttgtacagtTGTTAACACTCTagatttacaaataaaaagagaactggagtgatatcttgtttttatgttagtgtagaaAAAAGTAACACACAGGGTCTTtgggcaacaaaatgtaattttgtaacaaaaattaaaagtaattttactgttaatgtttttacttcatatttgtcatatcttttacattttatataagaaaatgttttgtgtgtgtgtgtgtgtatatatatatatatatatatatatatatatatatatatatatatatatatatatatatatatattaatataatataatataatataatataatataatataatctaatatacaaaaacagctttttatgtaaaattccctttataaaagacccacatttctaactttcattcatggggatcacatggataatttgacatggtttagtgtgagatttttgcccatcttttggaaaatgcagttttaaaagagaaaaatgatcactttatccagtagatgctgcagagctccactatttgctgtttgaccgactgaaagactcttttcacaagtattttcaGCTGATTCATGTCTAAAAAATATTATCAAATCACAATTCtaacagaaaaaaattactttttgtcaaagtttagcattttttggtACTAAAAAGtttttcagaaatgtttttgatgaattttgtccattttgtaAGTGGGGTCTCATCATAAAAAAACtattgaaaaactgattttcattacaaaaaatactaaactttgacaaaatatattttattgtcataattgtgatttgatTCGATACCCAATATATAGTTTAATCTCTAATAATTAGGAATTATGGACATCATTAATCAgttttggctttattttgtcatttgtcAAAGTAATgcacattaattattttataacttGTGTTTGCATGCATTTCCATTCAATTATAAAGCACATCTTTCatgtcattaaattaaattatataagtgaattttaacccaaaatcTCGTATTACAGTTTGAAGTTGACTGTTAATGGGCAGGGATGATTGCAGatcattaatattaacaaagtaatttaatataattgatTTTCCTTTATCATTTTCTTAATGCATTTCACACCAGCGAATTAATTATTAAAGATGCACCGATACTAAATTTCTCTGATATCTGCAGATAGTGATAGTTTGGGGGTTCTGCCTTTATATCTTCTTTTAAATTTATGATTTCATTGagtattatattttgaaagaaatgcaaactATATTCTCTCCGTTTTatcaacttgtttcagagtaactggtatcagttataaacaaacattactaaaattaacacatttaatacattctaaattaaatatttcttcACTTTCTGAATGTCaattcatataattactattgatattgaacatcaaactggtttcttagcattttctttacacaaatgtttttactttttaaactaTTGGGCACTAGTATGAAAATTTGCTGTTATCTCTAATAATTAGGAATTGATGGTGTATATGTACATAGTCAGTTTTGGCTTTTTGTCCTCTGTCAAAGTAATGCACAGTAATTACTAGCATTTCCATTCTAACCTGTTGTGATTGTTTTTGCAGCCGAGTTTGCTCAAACAGACACGGTCTGATCCGTAAATACGGACTCAACATGTGCCGTCAGTGCTTCAGACAGTACGCTAAAGATATCGGCTTCATCAAGGCAAGTATCCCTGCATTAAGTGTGTTTAGTCACTTGCATTTCACTCATCAGTAGATTTTATTTCAGTCGTTTGTGTTATAAATCTGACCCGTTTCTCTTCTCTTGCTTTATTAATCCAGCTGGACTAAACCTGAGGACGGCTGAACTTCTGTGGCGTGGAGTCGACACACAACCTGACGTCATGAAGTTACTTTGGAAAGTTCAATaaacatgttttctttctgttcaAAAGTTGCAATGCGTCTTCATTACAGAGGGGAATGGAACGGGTTTGAGTTCAGTGAACGGATGCATTTTGTTTCCACATGAACTAGCTTTTACTGCCTGGAAAACAAATGATCATAGTTAACGGGTCTATAATTGAGATAAAGATGAGTGTTTTGGTTGCAGAAACAGCTGTAATCATACAATGAAGTGATGATAAACTTAGAGAAATTTGCTATACATGACATTTCCAAATGTGTCGGCTGAGATGTGGACATAAATGCACAATGGTTTTAACTGAAGGGATGCAGATGAAAAATACATGTTTGTGAAGAAAAGATCAAAATAGAAGacaggttagggttaggttttaactaagtatatatgtgtgtatgtgtatatatatatataatatatataaattcttgTTATTAGTTGAAAAGTGCTTCTGCACACATCCGTCACCTCTGTGCTTTTCTGTCAGTGATCACACATTCTCTCACGGTGAAGCGAACATCTGGTGTCTTTTACAGTAACTATTAACCCTCAAAACCAGTcgacgaggatgggattcgaacccacgcgtgcagagcacaatggattagcagtccatcaccttaaccactcggccacctcGTCCTGACtgcagatgttttttttgtttacatagAAATAGACAATAATGACAtgactcatgaatattaatctgTGTCCTCATCATGACCTAATATTCATGAGGAggattaatattcatgaggaTGCCATAAAAATGGTAttgaaatagtatttttgtgTAAAACGTACTTATGTAACAAAtcttctaataaaaaaaatcatagtgtacatatttaaatttaatacaaaatttactctaaatgtattttatagaaATATGTTGAATATATTATACAGCTTATTGAAACTCAAGACCAGTGTGTAATCCTGCTCTCAGACACCAGATGGCAGAAACGTGACACATTTGAAGAATTCCATCACAACTGCAACAGAAAACCCAATCTGAGACTTCTGATGCTTCAGTTATGAGATGAACCTAATACAGTAATGATGTGTTTCAGGACACTGAGAATAAAAGCCATTTTTATCATGGAAACATAATTTAAATCATGCTTGATTATTTGACTATATTATATGACTATAGTAAAACaagatttactgttttgtttatGATTTTACTACAAAATCATAGCTAAACCatagttactgtagtaaaaagttatttttgtagTTACTATGATTTTACTACAGAAATCATAAATAAAGTGTGTGTTAACCAGGTTAAACCatagttactgtagtaaaaacaggttatttttgtaatttctaTAATTTTACTAAAAAATCATAGTTAAACCGTAGTTTTCATAGTAAAATCAAAGTAACTACAAAACTACTACAGTAAAATGGTTTGTGATTTTTGTAGTAAAATTATAGTAGCTACAAAAATAACctgtttttactacagtaactatttttaaaaatgattttttttgtagtaaaatCATAGTAActacaaaaataatgatttttgtaGTTACTATGATTTTACTACAAAAATGGTTAACACACTTTAtgatttttgtaataaaatcatAGTAACTACAAAAATAACCTgttttttactacagtaactatttttaaatatgatattTTGTAGTAAAATTATAGTAACTACAAAAATAACCTGGTTTACTACAGTAACTTTG
This genomic window from Chanodichthys erythropterus isolate Z2021 chromosome 4, ASM2448905v1, whole genome shotgun sequence contains:
- the rps29 gene encoding 40S ribosomal protein S29; the encoded protein is MGHQQLYWSHPRKYGQGSRSCRVCSNRHGLIRKYGLNMCRQCFRQYAKDIGFIKLD